The following proteins are encoded in a genomic region of Gimesia algae:
- a CDS encoding ankyrin repeat domain-containing protein has protein sequence MDQKSKREVNPEIKQFHQVVKEGTLAELQQRLESGIDVNAEGDSGMNALMIALEAKDLKKMQLLLTRGADPELTDDHNATALDYAVSEDFAAGVQELLARGVDRGYHPKYPLKKIDYGEDTFDFIKINMPEELKGEMSEEEWLESFEETKALMEEMGQNPTVEPAIVGVYSVEVLKLFLAAGDDLSLASPEMKRLLLKLDDQAMFQATPAEYLKYKSPRFGTANPERMDNPFWSDMIQIGGNAYQAREHFQDGTAFEKPGVVWCADRFGSSLTPVKEGRYVQVGGEHEDYYDPDFYIYNDVVIYDGKGSFQILGYPKDVFPPTDFHTATLVEDTIYLIGGAGYPEQRKPGFTPVYRLHTGSWKIEAVKTSGEMPGWISNHRTRYEPTKNTIRVEAGKLSILNEDEELDLVTNQSEYELDLSTLVWRKLKSD, from the coding sequence ATGGATCAGAAATCGAAAAGAGAAGTGAATCCGGAAATCAAGCAATTTCATCAAGTCGTGAAAGAGGGGACACTGGCTGAACTGCAGCAGAGATTAGAGTCGGGGATTGACGTCAATGCAGAGGGTGATAGTGGAATGAACGCGTTGATGATCGCGTTGGAAGCCAAAGATCTGAAGAAGATGCAGTTACTGCTGACCAGGGGGGCGGATCCTGAATTGACTGACGATCATAATGCAACGGCTCTTGATTATGCTGTGAGCGAGGATTTTGCAGCGGGCGTGCAGGAGCTACTGGCGCGGGGGGTTGACCGGGGCTATCATCCCAAATATCCACTGAAGAAAATTGATTATGGTGAGGATACATTCGATTTCATCAAGATTAATATGCCGGAAGAACTTAAAGGAGAGATGTCGGAGGAAGAGTGGCTTGAGTCGTTCGAAGAGACGAAAGCCCTGATGGAGGAAATGGGACAGAACCCGACGGTGGAGCCTGCGATTGTCGGTGTTTACAGTGTCGAGGTTTTAAAGCTGTTTCTGGCAGCCGGCGATGATCTGAGCCTGGCGTCACCTGAAATGAAACGCCTGCTGCTGAAGCTGGATGATCAAGCCATGTTCCAGGCAACTCCTGCTGAGTATCTCAAGTACAAATCGCCGCGATTTGGAACGGCAAATCCGGAGCGGATGGACAACCCGTTCTGGTCAGACATGATTCAAATCGGCGGTAACGCCTACCAGGCGCGAGAGCACTTCCAGGATGGAACCGCATTTGAAAAGCCGGGGGTTGTGTGGTGTGCTGATCGTTTCGGTTCTTCGCTGACCCCTGTAAAAGAGGGACGCTATGTGCAGGTGGGCGGCGAGCATGAAGACTATTACGACCCGGATTTTTATATTTACAACGATGTCGTGATTTATGATGGCAAAGGGAGTTTTCAGATTCTGGGATATCCAAAAGACGTTTTCCCGCCCACTGATTTTCACACTGCGACACTGGTAGAAGACACGATTTATCTGATCGGCGGCGCGGGGTATCCTGAACAGCGAAAGCCGGGATTTACTCCCGTTTACCGGTTGCATACGGGCTCGTGGAAAATCGAAGCGGTGAAAACTTCAGGGGAGATGCCGGGGTGGATTTCAAATCATCGTACCCGTTATGAGCCGACGAAGAATACGATTCGAGTCGAAGCGGGAAAATTGAGCATCTTGAACGAAGATGAAGAGCTGGATCTGGTAACTAATCAAAGTGAATACGAGCTGGATCTATCAACACTTGTCTGGCGGAAGCTGAAGTCAGACTGA
- a CDS encoding DUF971 domain-containing protein, translated as MDPTPVELKKLEGENALLIGWDDGQRRRYTYGELRKACPCVTCRNEKKQAAADPVKLPILTPLEAQPVQVDKMSLAGNYAYRITFSDGHNTGLFTFEHLRELGEVVE; from the coding sequence ATGGATCCGACTCCGGTTGAACTCAAGAAACTCGAAGGCGAAAACGCCCTGCTCATCGGTTGGGATGACGGTCAGCGCAGGCGCTACACTTACGGAGAACTCCGCAAAGCCTGCCCCTGCGTCACCTGTCGCAATGAGAAAAAACAGGCCGCCGCCGACCCGGTTAAACTCCCGATCCTCACCCCACTGGAAGCCCAGCCCGTCCAGGTCGACAAGATGAGCCTCGCCGGCAACTACGCCTACCGCATCACCTTCAGTGATGGTCACAATACCGGCCTGTTCACTTTCGAACACCTCCGCGAACTGGGTGAAGTCGTTGAGTAA
- a CDS encoding ArnT family glycosyltransferase, whose protein sequence is MRNREIKDSLLKKILRFILVWGTPVLFASLILDLTTSFRVAKSPVFDETFYLSTALASVNQGTIDPRLCQSGVAPLPVLLNYLPVVWSTEGDERPRPWKGSIADAELIFEARFMNSLLVGIPTMLLVYFWLYRRRGYIAGIFGAALIMFSPTMIAHFSLATTDSCFTLSALIALATLTCYWKRPSLRNLFWLALAVGVAISVKYSGLFLLPCVLIVMVFNTFKPGSPFSGRSFWGYMKQVTFVFSVFLVFLLPLTWAFHLFQFGGPLKAVPYAETPDDSAWVRVLGRGAVAQQIMEVSHSTLKYPAPLAGILFQIQHNSGGHVAYLMGEVSESGWWYYFPLTWFFKSTPVELFLTILGLILSLFFLYHAWKLSSNTLIDEISADPKEYSPLRSQTATYHAPAIWLLAGLVLLGMLLTSRINIGQRYLLTLYPLMVLFTIDQFCHWNQHRFYRVILLCILCVGFQVVSIASVKPHFLSYFNSFVGGPSAGHLLLLDSNLDWGQDLPALQKMIAELPPEDREKCVLYYFGTALPKSYGIKVHPLRDDVLDNLNQRKYLVLSAGFLHGLYMDHDPFEAFRSIEPFKHVGYSMFVFKLDTPEAKQALRESLARLQKMRDGDALKEMTNKGGKSTSAPSTDFRE, encoded by the coding sequence ATGAGAAATCGAGAAATCAAAGATAGTCTTCTCAAAAAGATTTTGCGTTTCATTCTGGTCTGGGGAACTCCTGTTCTATTTGCATCATTAATTCTGGATCTGACAACCAGCTTTCGAGTTGCTAAAAGTCCGGTTTTTGATGAGACGTTTTATTTATCTACTGCCTTGGCCAGTGTGAATCAGGGGACGATTGACCCAAGGCTCTGTCAATCAGGAGTCGCGCCCCTACCGGTGCTGCTGAACTATCTTCCGGTTGTCTGGAGTACAGAAGGCGATGAACGTCCCAGACCCTGGAAGGGAAGTATTGCTGATGCCGAGCTGATATTTGAAGCTCGGTTTATGAATTCGCTGCTGGTTGGCATACCGACGATGCTTCTGGTCTATTTCTGGCTCTACAGACGAAGAGGTTATATTGCAGGGATTTTCGGTGCCGCTCTGATTATGTTTTCGCCGACAATGATCGCCCATTTCTCACTGGCAACCACGGATTCCTGTTTCACATTATCAGCGCTGATTGCGCTGGCAACGCTCACCTGTTACTGGAAACGCCCCAGTCTCAGAAACCTGTTCTGGCTGGCGCTGGCTGTTGGAGTTGCGATTTCTGTAAAATATTCAGGTTTATTTCTACTGCCCTGCGTGCTGATTGTGATGGTCTTCAATACGTTTAAACCTGGGTCACCATTTTCCGGAAGGTCCTTCTGGGGATACATGAAACAGGTGACCTTCGTGTTTTCTGTATTCCTGGTTTTTTTGTTACCGTTGACCTGGGCATTTCATCTGTTTCAATTCGGTGGGCCGCTAAAGGCCGTTCCCTATGCAGAAACACCGGACGATTCGGCATGGGTACGCGTGCTGGGGCGTGGCGCTGTCGCGCAGCAGATTATGGAAGTCTCACATAGTACTCTGAAATACCCTGCTCCTTTGGCTGGCATTCTCTTCCAGATTCAGCATAATTCGGGAGGCCATGTGGCGTACCTGATGGGAGAGGTTTCTGAATCTGGCTGGTGGTACTATTTTCCATTGACCTGGTTCTTCAAGAGTACGCCAGTCGAATTGTTTTTGACAATTCTCGGGCTGATTCTGAGTCTGTTCTTTTTGTATCACGCCTGGAAATTGAGCAGCAATACACTCATAGACGAAATTTCTGCAGATCCTAAGGAATATTCTCCGCTCAGGTCACAGACAGCAACTTATCATGCTCCGGCTATCTGGTTGCTCGCTGGCCTTGTCCTGCTCGGAATGCTGTTGACCAGCCGTATTAATATTGGTCAACGTTATCTTTTGACGCTTTATCCACTGATGGTTCTATTTACCATCGACCAGTTTTGCCATTGGAACCAACACCGTTTTTACAGGGTCATTCTACTCTGTATTCTCTGTGTTGGATTTCAAGTCGTCTCAATCGCTTCCGTAAAACCACATTTTCTCTCTTATTTCAATTCCTTTGTCGGTGGCCCGTCAGCAGGGCATCTCCTCCTGCTGGACTCCAATCTGGACTGGGGACAGGACCTGCCTGCTTTGCAGAAAATGATCGCTGAACTTCCCCCGGAAGATCGCGAAAAATGCGTACTTTATTATTTTGGAACTGCACTCCCTAAGTCGTACGGGATCAAAGTACATCCCTTGAGAGATGATGTACTCGATAACCTGAATCAGAGGAAATATCTGGTGCTGTCTGCCGGTTTTCTGCATGGACTCTACATGGACCATGATCCATTTGAAGCGTTCCGTTCCATTGAACCTTTTAAACACGTTGGCTATTCGATGTTCGTTTTCAAGTTAGATACACCCGAAGCTAAGCAGGCTTTGCGGGAATCACTGGCTCGACTGCAGAAAATGAGAGATGGTGATGCTCTCAAAGAAATGACCAATAAGGGGGGAAAAAGTACGTCCGCCCCGTCAACTGATTTCAGGGAATGA
- a CDS encoding DUF1501 domain-containing protein codes for MQNFTDEITLALNRRAFLRRNTAGIGMAALSSLLQESQASEKTSTPTGGLHFPARAKRVIYLSQSGAPSQLDLFDYKPGLKKFHKTELPDSIRRGQRLTGMTSGQKSFPIAASMYQFAQHGDSGTWMSELLPHTAKIADELCVVKSMYTEAINHDPAITFLQTGSIQAGRPSMGSWISYGLGSENRDLPTFVALTSGAGGQPLYDRLWGSGFLPTRHQGVKFRRSSDPVLFLSNPPGIDQQARREMLDDLGELNRLSLQQKGDPEIATRIAQYELAFRMQTSIPELADLSEETPATFELYGEQAKQPGTYAANCLLARRLAERGVRFIQLYHRGWDHHLNLPTKIGQLTGETDQATAALILDLKQRGMLDDTLVVWAGEFGRTVYCQGTLTATNYGRDHHPRCFTVWAAGGGMKPGMTFGQTDDFSYNITESPLPVHDLNATILHCLGIDHKKLTYKFQGRDYRLTDVHGNVVQELLS; via the coding sequence ATGCAGAACTTCACAGATGAAATTACACTGGCCCTCAATCGCCGTGCCTTTCTTCGCAGAAATACAGCCGGCATCGGAATGGCTGCACTCAGCTCATTGCTGCAGGAATCGCAAGCCTCAGAAAAAACGTCTACGCCCACCGGTGGCCTGCACTTCCCTGCCAGAGCCAAGCGGGTTATCTATCTCAGTCAATCGGGGGCTCCCTCGCAACTGGATCTGTTTGATTATAAACCGGGTCTCAAGAAGTTTCATAAAACGGAACTCCCCGATTCCATCCGCCGCGGACAGCGACTGACCGGTATGACCTCCGGCCAGAAAAGTTTTCCCATCGCTGCCTCGATGTATCAGTTCGCCCAACACGGCGACAGCGGAACGTGGATGAGCGAACTTCTGCCACATACTGCAAAAATTGCCGACGAACTCTGCGTCGTTAAATCCATGTATACCGAAGCCATCAACCACGATCCCGCGATTACCTTTCTGCAGACCGGCAGCATTCAAGCTGGCCGACCCAGTATGGGGAGTTGGATCTCTTACGGACTGGGAAGCGAAAACAGAGATCTTCCCACTTTCGTGGCGCTCACTTCGGGAGCGGGAGGCCAGCCACTCTATGACCGCTTGTGGGGGAGCGGCTTCCTGCCTACACGGCATCAGGGAGTCAAGTTTCGTCGTTCCAGCGACCCGGTCCTCTTCCTCTCCAACCCTCCCGGCATTGATCAACAGGCCCGCCGTGAAATGCTCGATGATCTGGGGGAACTCAATCGACTTTCACTGCAACAGAAAGGAGATCCCGAGATCGCAACCCGCATTGCGCAGTATGAACTTGCGTTTCGAATGCAGACTTCCATTCCCGAACTGGCGGATCTGTCAGAGGAGACTCCCGCGACGTTTGAATTGTATGGTGAACAGGCAAAGCAGCCGGGCACCTATGCCGCCAACTGTCTATTAGCCCGACGTCTGGCAGAGCGAGGCGTCCGTTTTATTCAGTTGTATCATCGAGGTTGGGACCATCACCTTAACCTCCCCACAAAAATCGGACAGCTCACCGGCGAGACTGACCAGGCGACAGCCGCATTGATTCTGGATCTGAAACAACGAGGCATGCTGGATGACACTCTCGTCGTCTGGGCGGGCGAATTTGGTCGCACTGTCTATTGTCAGGGTACCTTGACGGCCACCAATTATGGACGCGATCATCATCCACGCTGCTTCACCGTCTGGGCTGCTGGCGGAGGAATGAAACCGGGTATGACATTCGGTCAAACCGATGACTTCAGCTATAACATCACTGAAAGTCCCCTGCCCGTACACGATCTGAATGCCACAATCCTGCACTGCCTGGGCATCGACCACAAAAAACTCACCTACAAATTCCAGGGACGTGACTACCGTCTGACCGACGTGCATGGAAATGTCGTACAGGAATTATTGAGCTAG
- a CDS encoding DUF1553 domain-containing protein, whose amino-acid sequence MKLRMRSLVFWTGMLLLLTPSASSLPAREIDFNRDVRPILSDLCFQCHGPDSSQRKADLRLDQQNGLLGTTDETGVVVPGKAVESELLSRLISQDPDLRMPPTSSEKQITKVQIATIQQWINEGARWQKHWAFIPPIRSKVPAVKQTDWVQNPIDAFVLARLEQEGLSPAPRADRSTLLRRLNLDLTGLPPTLAEQDAFFQDHSPTAYQSLVQRLLKSPHYGERMAMEWLDAARFADTSGYQTDGERHMWRWREWVIDAFNSNKPFDEFTIEQLAGDLLPEPTLNQKVATGFNRNHRSNSEGGIIFEEYLLEYAVDRVETTGTVWLGLTVGCARCHEHKYDPISQKEFYQLIAFFNNIPERGRAIKYGNAVPFVKAPTQSQQQKLTRLDQEIQQREQILKAAKSELKQLQNSWEQHRSAADLKLSFPEKHLAYHIPFDGEIKLQVIGKQAQDFYAEKTNASSDLISEEQSTDSKPPKFKPGIEGQALSLNGQQQFGTKQKPVLSDKDPFSLVFWVQPGQLSGTLLASLTPAQEESGFQIALEKGHLKFNMGPRWLDDAIRLRSTRKLNQNSWSQIVLTYAGNSQAKDFQLYVNGISWDLEVQMNILTGGFSFPSPLQFGGEHDHSFFQGLLDDLRIYRTRHSQEWVTLNLVREPVQQLLQIPVADRSAAELLKIQRYFLAFHSPATYRTAFLNLQTLKEERESYFRSLPTSMVMQDRKQSQPTFVLMRGEYDKPGEQVSANIPASLGALSDHQPRNRLGLARWLVDPQNPLTARVIVNRYWQMYFGNGLVKTTEDFGSQGSWPTHPELLDWLATEFIRSGWDVKYLQQLIVTSATYQQSSHVSAEKQQIDPENQLLARAARLRLPAELIRDQALFTSGLLNAEIGGPSVKPYQPAGVWKEIASQQYQPDTGRKLYRRSMYTFWKRTVPPPAMATFDAPSRETCIVKRPRTNTPLQALALLNDVTYVEAARKLAERMLEQRELSAASRIQYAMRIVLAREANEREIPVLLNALERNQKRFENDPQAAQELLTVGESRQKKQHDAAELAACTIVASLILNLDESINRE is encoded by the coding sequence ATGAAGCTGCGAATGCGGAGCCTGGTTTTCTGGACTGGTATGCTGCTCTTACTGACGCCGTCAGCAAGCTCGCTGCCAGCCAGGGAAATCGATTTCAATCGTGATGTGCGACCCATTCTCTCTGACCTCTGCTTTCAATGTCATGGTCCCGATTCTTCACAACGTAAGGCCGACCTGCGACTTGATCAACAGAATGGTTTACTGGGAACCACTGATGAGACAGGTGTTGTGGTTCCCGGCAAAGCGGTTGAGAGTGAACTGCTTTCGCGGCTGATTTCTCAAGATCCCGATCTGCGTATGCCTCCGACCTCGTCGGAAAAGCAGATTACTAAAGTTCAGATTGCCACCATTCAACAGTGGATCAACGAGGGGGCGCGCTGGCAGAAACACTGGGCTTTCATTCCGCCGATTAGATCAAAGGTTCCTGCTGTCAAACAGACAGACTGGGTGCAAAACCCGATCGATGCATTCGTTTTGGCACGTCTGGAGCAGGAAGGTCTCTCACCTGCTCCCCGGGCAGATCGTTCTACTTTGCTCCGTCGTCTGAATCTTGACCTGACTGGTTTGCCTCCGACGCTCGCCGAACAGGACGCATTTTTTCAGGATCACTCTCCGACTGCTTATCAATCTCTGGTGCAGCGTCTGCTGAAATCTCCGCATTATGGCGAACGCATGGCGATGGAATGGCTGGACGCTGCCCGCTTTGCAGATACCAGTGGTTATCAGACAGATGGCGAACGACATATGTGGCGGTGGCGTGAATGGGTGATCGACGCTTTCAACAGCAACAAGCCCTTTGATGAATTCACGATTGAACAACTGGCCGGTGATTTACTCCCCGAACCGACCCTCAATCAGAAAGTCGCTACCGGTTTCAATCGCAATCATCGTTCGAATTCCGAAGGTGGTATCATCTTTGAAGAATACCTGCTGGAGTACGCGGTCGACCGGGTGGAGACAACCGGAACGGTCTGGCTGGGCCTCACGGTCGGCTGTGCCCGCTGTCATGAACATAAATATGATCCGATTTCGCAGAAAGAATTCTACCAGCTGATCGCTTTTTTCAATAATATTCCCGAGCGTGGTCGCGCCATCAAATACGGCAATGCAGTTCCGTTTGTCAAAGCACCAACACAATCTCAGCAACAGAAACTAACCCGTCTGGATCAGGAAATTCAACAGCGGGAGCAAATCTTAAAAGCTGCAAAGTCGGAACTGAAACAGCTCCAGAACTCATGGGAACAGCACCGGTCGGCAGCTGATCTCAAATTGTCGTTTCCAGAAAAGCATCTGGCTTATCACATCCCCTTTGATGGCGAGATCAAACTTCAGGTCATTGGCAAACAGGCGCAGGACTTTTATGCCGAGAAGACAAATGCTTCCAGCGATCTGATCAGCGAAGAACAGTCCACAGATTCAAAACCACCGAAATTTAAACCAGGAATCGAAGGCCAGGCTCTCTCACTCAATGGGCAGCAGCAGTTTGGAACAAAACAGAAGCCGGTTCTCAGTGATAAAGATCCTTTCTCACTGGTGTTCTGGGTACAGCCAGGTCAACTCTCTGGCACACTGCTGGCATCGCTGACACCCGCTCAGGAAGAAAGTGGATTTCAGATTGCTCTGGAAAAAGGGCACCTGAAATTCAATATGGGCCCCCGTTGGCTGGATGATGCGATTCGACTGCGGTCGACCAGGAAGCTGAATCAGAACAGCTGGTCGCAAATCGTATTGACCTACGCCGGCAATTCTCAGGCTAAAGACTTTCAACTGTATGTCAACGGGATCTCCTGGGATCTCGAAGTTCAGATGAATATTCTCACGGGGGGATTTTCTTTTCCTTCTCCCCTTCAATTTGGTGGGGAACACGATCATAGCTTTTTCCAGGGACTGCTGGACGACCTGAGAATTTATCGGACGCGCCATTCACAGGAATGGGTGACGTTGAATCTCGTCCGGGAACCGGTACAGCAACTGCTGCAGATTCCCGTTGCCGATCGTTCTGCCGCTGAGCTTCTGAAGATACAACGTTATTTTCTGGCTTTTCATTCGCCTGCTACCTATCGCACCGCTTTTCTGAATCTGCAGACTCTCAAAGAAGAACGCGAGTCGTATTTCCGCAGCCTACCTACCAGCATGGTCATGCAGGATCGAAAGCAGTCTCAACCAACGTTTGTGCTGATGCGGGGGGAATACGATAAGCCGGGCGAACAGGTTTCCGCCAACATCCCTGCCAGCCTGGGGGCATTATCCGATCATCAACCACGCAATCGGCTGGGTCTGGCCCGCTGGCTCGTGGATCCACAAAACCCGTTAACCGCGCGAGTGATTGTCAATCGTTACTGGCAGATGTACTTTGGAAATGGCCTGGTGAAAACAACCGAGGATTTCGGTTCACAGGGATCATGGCCTACTCACCCCGAACTGCTTGACTGGCTGGCGACGGAATTCATTCGCTCCGGCTGGGATGTCAAATACCTGCAACAGTTGATTGTCACATCCGCCACCTATCAGCAGTCATCACATGTATCAGCGGAAAAACAACAGATTGACCCGGAAAACCAGTTGCTGGCTCGTGCTGCCCGGCTCAGGCTGCCTGCAGAACTGATTCGAGATCAGGCTTTGTTTACATCCGGTCTGTTGAATGCGGAAATTGGTGGCCCTTCTGTAAAACCATATCAGCCTGCAGGCGTCTGGAAAGAAATTGCCAGTCAACAGTATCAACCGGATACTGGCAGAAAATTGTACCGTCGCAGCATGTATACATTCTGGAAACGGACTGTTCCCCCTCCGGCGATGGCCACATTTGATGCCCCCTCGCGTGAAACCTGTATTGTCAAACGTCCGCGAACCAATACACCTCTGCAGGCGCTGGCTCTGTTGAATGATGTCACCTATGTCGAAGCCGCTCGCAAACTGGCCGAACGCATGCTTGAACAACGTGAACTCTCTGCTGCTTCACGTATCCAATATGCTATGCGGATTGTCCTTGCCCGCGAGGCGAATGAACGGGAAATTCCTGTTTTGCTAAACGCCCTGGAACGCAATCAAAAACGCTTTGAGAATGATCCCCAGGCGGCGCAGGAACTCCTGACTGTCGGCGAGTCACGCCAGAAAAAACAACACGACGCAGCAGAACTCGCTGCCTGTACCATCGTCGCCAGTCTGATTCTCAACCTGGATGAATCGATTAACCGGGAATAG
- a CDS encoding ArnT family glycosyltransferase, whose product MRTQVSNEKDRKTTGRQFLVWGTPLLFAALIFKQTMAFQSSKSPTYDETYFLGTALATVHQGSLDERISGAGVAPVPVLLNYLPVAWRAGGEPRRDIWQGEVTDPPLIKRARFLNSLLVGFPTMLLIYCWLFLRRGYAAGFLGAALVTFSPTMIAHFSLATTDACFTLTALIALITLTRYWKIPTARNLCWLSLAVSLAISTKYSGIFLLPCTLLVMTMIGLSRQVSMTRETVWLLLKQVVWGFTLFLILLISMTWAFHLFSFSGPLKTVSYEETPDYSAWVRVLGRGPVAQQIMEVSHKTLKRPAPFAGVLFQFLHNAEGHDAYLMGAVSEQGWWYYFPVAWSLKSTPVELLLTLFAFCLGCYLLFDTWKSVRHRPAAIPPEDQIPNRQGETREPTSHAPLVWLLAGGMLLGMTLTSRLNLGQRYLLTLYPLLFLSTIDQIWRWFQFRAWLLYALGSVCICFQIISITSVRPNYLSYFNDSIGGPAAGRFYLLDSNLDWGQDLPSLKALLDKLPPEDRDRCLLYYFGTGSPQGYGVSALDMRQKLPEILDEWNYLALSANYLQGLYTQAKDPFSGFRSIRPVAQAGYSIYLFDLTTPQAREALQHAIDVLQIMQKPENQSN is encoded by the coding sequence GTGCGTACTCAAGTCAGCAATGAAAAAGATCGCAAAACGACAGGCAGGCAGTTTCTGGTCTGGGGGACGCCCCTGTTATTTGCAGCATTGATTTTTAAACAGACGATGGCTTTTCAATCTTCAAAAAGCCCGACGTACGATGAAACCTATTTCTTAGGGACCGCTTTAGCCACGGTTCATCAGGGATCATTGGATGAACGGATCAGTGGCGCGGGAGTGGCTCCTGTGCCGGTCCTGCTCAATTATCTGCCTGTCGCCTGGCGGGCAGGTGGTGAACCCCGCCGCGATATCTGGCAGGGAGAAGTCACCGATCCCCCGTTGATCAAACGTGCCCGATTCCTGAACTCACTCCTGGTTGGTTTTCCGACGATGCTGCTGATTTACTGCTGGCTCTTTCTGCGGCGGGGTTATGCCGCTGGATTCCTGGGGGCAGCTTTAGTCACCTTTTCACCTACGATGATCGCGCACTTTTCGCTGGCGACCACCGATGCCTGTTTCACACTGACCGCATTGATTGCCTTAATCACATTGACCCGCTACTGGAAAATTCCGACAGCGCGAAATCTCTGCTGGCTGTCACTGGCGGTTTCGCTGGCGATTTCCACCAAATACTCAGGCATTTTTCTTCTGCCCTGTACGCTGCTGGTGATGACGATGATTGGCTTATCACGTCAGGTGTCAATGACCAGGGAAACTGTCTGGCTTCTATTGAAGCAGGTTGTCTGGGGGTTTACCCTGTTCCTGATCCTGTTGATTTCTATGACCTGGGCCTTTCATCTATTCAGCTTTTCGGGCCCCTTAAAGACCGTGTCTTACGAGGAAACCCCCGACTACTCTGCCTGGGTACGTGTGTTGGGACGTGGCCCGGTTGCTCAGCAGATTATGGAAGTCTCGCACAAAACATTGAAACGTCCTGCTCCTTTTGCCGGTGTCCTGTTTCAGTTCCTGCATAATGCGGAAGGTCATGATGCCTATCTGATGGGCGCGGTTTCTGAGCAGGGTTGGTGGTATTACTTTCCTGTCGCCTGGAGCCTGAAAAGTACTCCTGTCGAATTACTGCTCACACTATTCGCATTCTGCTTAGGCTGCTATCTGCTGTTTGATACCTGGAAATCAGTCCGACATCGTCCTGCGGCCATACCGCCGGAAGATCAGATTCCAAACAGACAGGGAGAGACGCGTGAACCGACCAGCCATGCTCCCCTGGTCTGGTTGCTGGCAGGTGGAATGCTACTCGGTATGACATTGACCAGTCGTCTGAATCTGGGGCAACGATACCTGCTTACACTTTATCCGCTCCTGTTTCTGTCCACGATCGATCAGATCTGGCGCTGGTTTCAGTTTCGTGCCTGGTTGCTCTACGCTTTGGGCTCCGTTTGTATCTGTTTCCAGATCATCTCGATTACTTCTGTACGACCGAATTACCTGTCCTACTTCAATGACAGTATCGGCGGACCCGCTGCCGGGAGATTCTATCTACTCGATTCAAATCTGGACTGGGGACAGGATCTGCCCTCTCTCAAAGCACTTCTGGATAAGCTGCCGCCAGAAGACCGAGACCGTTGCCTCCTGTATTATTTTGGAACCGGGAGCCCTCAAGGCTATGGGGTTTCAGCCCTCGATATGCGACAGAAACTGCCTGAGATCCTGGATGAATGGAACTATCTGGCCCTGTCTGCTAATTATCTGCAGGGATTGTACACACAGGCAAAAGATCCGTTCTCCGGTTTTCGAAGCATCAGACCCGTGGCGCAGGCCGGTTATTCAATTTACCTGTTTGACCTTACAACTCCTCAGGCTCGCGAAGCGTTGCAGCACGCAATTGATGTTTTACAGATAATGCAGAAGCCAGAAAATCAGTCCAATTGA
- a CDS encoding NUDIX hydrolase, whose product MPSEEIFDVVDEQDRVLEQLPRSVVHARKLLHRAANVFVFNSSGALLLQFRSATKDEYPHCYTSSASGHLSAGEDYLESAQREMREEIGIDTPLERLRKFPGTPDNAYEHTVLFRTYWDGPFTFDPHEIERGEFFGLSQIDHMLSEDENQFTPPFRQLYRWYRENCSD is encoded by the coding sequence ATGCCCTCCGAGGAAATATTTGATGTCGTCGACGAGCAGGATCGGGTTCTTGAGCAACTCCCCCGCTCTGTAGTCCATGCACGCAAGCTGCTGCATCGGGCCGCGAATGTCTTCGTGTTCAATTCCAGTGGAGCGTTACTGCTCCAGTTTCGCTCTGCTACAAAAGATGAGTACCCCCACTGCTATACCTCATCTGCTTCCGGACACCTGAGTGCCGGGGAGGACTATCTCGAATCGGCCCAGCGGGAAATGCGGGAAGAGATTGGCATCGATACGCCACTGGAACGGCTCAGGAAATTCCCGGGAACTCCCGACAACGCCTATGAACATACCGTACTCTTTCGAACATATTGGGATGGGCCTTTTACCTTTGATCCGCACGAAATTGAACGTGGCGAGTTTTTTGGGCTCTCGCAGATTGACCACATGCTGTCAGAAGATGAAAACCAGTTCACGCCTCCTTTTCGCCAGCTTTATCGCTGGTATCGTGAGAACTGTTCCGATTGA
- a CDS encoding FHA domain-containing protein — MKVHLISDHPDLPDIEIGTEELPVVLGRSNSCELRILDPMLSRHQCELTFHNNAVRVKDLESTNGTIVNSAIIHEAPLYPGDILTIGMANYVVSYYDGEGQESFEESYFSENSI; from the coding sequence ATGAAAGTTCATCTTATCAGCGATCATCCTGATTTGCCGGACATTGAGATTGGTACAGAAGAACTACCAGTCGTACTGGGAAGAAGCAACAGCTGCGAATTACGGATCCTGGATCCCATGCTCAGCAGACATCAATGCGAGTTGACATTCCACAATAACGCGGTTCGGGTCAAAGATCTTGAGTCCACGAATGGTACGATTGTGAATTCGGCAATCATTCACGAAGCCCCACTTTACCCAGGCGATATTCTGACCATTGGCATGGCTAATTACGTTGTCAGCTATTATGACGGCGAAGGGCAGGAAAGTTTCGAAGAAAGCTACTTCTCCGAGAATTCAATTTAG